The Streptomyces sp. NBC_01255 genome window below encodes:
- a CDS encoding acyl-CoA dehydrogenase family protein: MDGYFSSRLHHQLRETVRDFAEREVRPRIAEMEASRTVHHELSRLIAEQGWLGATISQEYGGMGAGHLAKTIIIEELSRVSGAMGAMVQASQLGTAKIVHFGSDEQRKTWLPAVAAGECLPTIAVTEPESGGHVLGMSASAVRDGDDYILNGSKVFVGNSHVGDLHGVVVRTGPGSKGLTAFLVESDRPGFRTGPQQPAMGLHGFSFGELIFENCRVPASNRLGDEGDGLSVAYSSSVLYGRANLTAVSLGIHQAILEETTRFASERIRYGKPLHDLPTVKLKLGQMQSRLMTARLAAYHAVHLLDQGMSCDAELMNAKLVNVESAIDSGRNAMEIHAAAGLFTDRAIERYLRDAHHIFAPAGTSDIQLLRLAEVALGQDKGSWSERLSELVRTPELEPAHA; encoded by the coding sequence ATGGACGGCTACTTCAGCAGTCGACTGCATCATCAGCTCAGGGAGACGGTCCGGGACTTCGCAGAGCGTGAGGTTCGGCCACGGATAGCCGAGATGGAAGCATCTCGGACAGTCCATCACGAGCTCTCCCGGCTCATCGCCGAGCAGGGCTGGCTAGGCGCGACAATCAGCCAGGAATACGGCGGTATGGGCGCCGGCCATCTCGCCAAGACGATCATCATCGAGGAGCTCTCCCGGGTCAGCGGCGCGATGGGCGCCATGGTCCAGGCCTCGCAGCTGGGCACCGCCAAGATCGTCCACTTCGGCAGTGACGAGCAGCGCAAGACCTGGCTCCCGGCCGTCGCGGCCGGTGAGTGCCTGCCGACCATCGCGGTCACCGAGCCCGAGTCCGGCGGTCACGTCCTCGGCATGAGCGCCAGCGCGGTCCGGGACGGCGACGACTACATCCTCAACGGCAGCAAGGTCTTCGTCGGCAACAGCCACGTGGGCGATCTGCATGGCGTCGTGGTCAGGACCGGTCCCGGTTCGAAGGGACTCACGGCCTTCCTGGTCGAATCCGATCGCCCCGGGTTCAGGACCGGACCTCAGCAGCCCGCGATGGGTCTCCACGGCTTCAGCTTCGGCGAGCTGATCTTCGAGAACTGCCGCGTGCCGGCGTCCAACCGCCTCGGCGACGAGGGAGACGGCCTCTCCGTCGCGTACTCCTCCAGCGTGCTGTACGGGCGGGCCAACCTCACCGCCGTCTCGCTCGGCATCCACCAGGCGATCCTGGAGGAGACCACCCGGTTCGCCTCCGAGCGCATCCGCTACGGCAAGCCGCTCCACGACCTGCCCACGGTGAAGCTGAAGCTGGGCCAGATGCAGTCCCGGCTGATGACGGCCCGGCTCGCCGCGTACCACGCCGTGCACCTGCTCGACCAGGGCATGTCCTGCGACGCCGAGCTGATGAACGCGAAGCTCGTCAACGTCGAGTCGGCGATCGACTCCGGACGCAACGCCATGGAGATCCACGCCGCCGCCGGCCTCTTCACGGACCGGGCGATCGAGCGGTACCTCCGGGACGCGCACCACATCTTCGCCCCGGCCGGCACCTCCGACATCCAGCTCCTGCGCCTGGCCGAGGTCGCCCTCGGCCAGGACAAGGGCAGTTGGTCGGAGCGGCTCTCCGAGCTGGTCCGCACCCCGGAGCTCGAACCGGCGCACGCCTGA
- a CDS encoding cytochrome P450 codes for MMPSVLDPARLTDPGFHADDSAHAVWRALREHDPMHWHEPTRYPGFWSLTRYEDIRAVSRDARVFSSAQGILLRPTAHGTDVGGGRTLALTDPPRHKALRNLVADWFTTRSVRALEESMREAVRNVLAHAIELEECDFVTEVAARLPLYVICGLMGVPDEEQELLFSLTKLAFAAGEPEIRGAAHLQIMQYFTELMYQRMDSPADDLVSALVTGQIDGELLTEEEVLLNCDNLLVGGTENVRLAVSSGLRVFLDHSDDWERLRTERELLPTAVEEVLRFTSTATHVMRTVTEPVLLRDQRLDAGDRVVLWIPSANRDERVFTDPDRFDITRTPNRHLALGAGQHFCLGGMLARAEMRIFFSELLDMVKTVEQTGPAVPVESIVVNGLEHLPVRLRAR; via the coding sequence ATGATGCCCTCCGTCCTTGATCCGGCCCGTCTGACCGACCCCGGGTTCCACGCGGACGACTCGGCGCACGCCGTGTGGCGCGCGCTGCGCGAGCACGACCCGATGCACTGGCACGAGCCCACCCGCTACCCGGGCTTCTGGTCCCTCACCCGGTACGAGGACATCCGTGCCGTCAGCCGCGACGCCCGGGTCTTCAGCTCTGCCCAGGGGATTCTCCTGCGGCCCACCGCGCACGGCACGGACGTGGGCGGCGGCCGGACCTTGGCGCTCACCGACCCGCCCCGGCACAAGGCGCTGCGCAACCTGGTGGCCGACTGGTTCACGACCCGCTCGGTGCGTGCCCTTGAGGAGTCGATGCGGGAAGCGGTACGGAACGTCCTGGCGCACGCGATCGAGCTGGAGGAGTGCGACTTCGTCACCGAGGTCGCGGCGCGACTGCCCCTGTACGTCATCTGCGGGCTGATGGGCGTGCCGGACGAGGAGCAGGAACTACTTTTCTCCCTCACCAAGCTGGCGTTCGCCGCCGGCGAGCCGGAGATCCGCGGCGCCGCCCACCTGCAGATCATGCAGTACTTCACCGAGCTCATGTACCAGCGAATGGACAGCCCGGCCGACGATCTGGTGAGCGCCCTGGTGACGGGCCAGATCGACGGGGAGCTGCTCACCGAAGAGGAGGTGCTGCTCAACTGCGACAACCTGCTCGTGGGCGGCACCGAGAACGTCCGGCTCGCCGTGTCGAGCGGGCTCCGCGTCTTCCTCGACCACTCGGACGACTGGGAACGTCTTCGTACGGAACGGGAGTTGCTGCCGACGGCGGTCGAGGAGGTACTGCGGTTCACGTCGACCGCCACCCACGTCATGCGCACGGTCACCGAGCCGGTGCTCCTGCGGGACCAGCGGCTCGACGCGGGCGACCGCGTGGTGCTGTGGATCCCCTCGGCCAACCGCGACGAGCGCGTCTTCACGGACCCGGACCGGTTCGACATCACGCGCACACCCAACCGCCATCTCGCGCTCGGCGCCGGACAGCACTTCTGCCTCGGCGGGATGCTGGCACGGGCGGAAATGCGGATCTTCTTCTCCGAACTCCTCGACATGGTGAAGACCGTCGAACAGACGGGCCCGGCCGTCCCGGTGGAGTCCATCGTCGTCAACGGCCTGGAGCACCTCCCGGTCCGCCTTCGAGCCCGCTGA
- a CDS encoding S9 family peptidase — translation MSGQRRTAPYGSWPSPIGAEDAATGEALVEWVGFVGAEVWWTEVRPEEGGRAALVRHTPAGIAEALPPGWDVRTRVIEYGGRPWLPLSRDAEDGIVFTHAADQRVYRWRPGTDPVPLSPAGAWPGELRYADFAVHGDEVWCLREAVSDEAALRAVRHLVALPLDGSAHDDPSAVRELASGHDFLTGPRIEPGGSRVAWLGWNHPAMPWDSTDLMSASITADGTLTEPVRLAGGGQESITQVEWAADGSGRFYAVTDPQGWWNVHEILPDGGSRELCGRAEEFGDAMWRIGLRWLLPLDDGGLAVLHGVGERRLGVLTPDGRLTDCSGAATEWFFPATDGRRIAAVSAGPDQRRTVVLTDPASGAVEVLRAPADAGTEAWASTPHRRTYRGPDGEAVHAHVYPPANPEFSGPEDELPPWLVFAHGGPTGRSYLTQNQEINYFTSRGIGVIDVQYGGSTGYGRAYRERLRETWGVTDVRDCATAIRGLIADGLASADRVAIRGGSAGGWTAAASLGAEPDLYKAAGIYYPVLDAVGWRTQGTHDFESRYLDGLIGPWPAAKDRYEAQSPLAGASRIRAPFVLLQGLDDTVCPPAQAERLLALLDGSGVAHRYLTFEGEGHGFRRSATVVASLQAELELYGRVLGFTPGT, via the coding sequence ATGAGCGGGCAGCGCAGGACAGCCCCGTACGGCAGCTGGCCGTCACCGATCGGCGCCGAGGACGCGGCCACGGGCGAGGCCCTCGTCGAATGGGTCGGCTTCGTCGGCGCGGAGGTCTGGTGGACCGAGGTGCGGCCCGAGGAAGGCGGACGGGCCGCGCTCGTGAGGCACACCCCCGCCGGGATCGCCGAGGCGCTGCCGCCCGGCTGGGACGTCCGTACACGGGTGATCGAGTACGGCGGCCGGCCCTGGCTGCCGCTGTCCCGCGACGCCGAGGACGGCATCGTCTTCACGCACGCCGCCGACCAGCGGGTCTACCGCTGGCGGCCGGGGACCGACCCGGTTCCGCTCAGCCCCGCCGGAGCGTGGCCCGGCGAGCTGCGGTACGCCGACTTCGCCGTGCACGGGGACGAGGTCTGGTGTCTGCGCGAAGCCGTGTCCGACGAGGCCGCTCTGCGGGCTGTGCGGCACCTGGTGGCACTCCCGCTCGACGGCAGCGCGCACGACGACCCCTCCGCGGTACGGGAGTTGGCGTCCGGCCATGACTTCCTGACGGGCCCCCGGATCGAACCCGGGGGGAGCAGGGTGGCCTGGCTCGGCTGGAACCATCCGGCGATGCCCTGGGACTCCACCGACCTGATGAGCGCGTCCATCACGGCCGACGGCACGCTGACCGAGCCGGTCAGGCTCGCGGGCGGCGGCCAGGAGTCGATCACCCAGGTCGAATGGGCGGCCGACGGGTCCGGACGGTTCTACGCGGTCACCGACCCCCAGGGCTGGTGGAACGTCCACGAGATCCTGCCGGACGGCGGATCCCGCGAACTGTGCGGGCGTGCCGAGGAGTTCGGTGACGCCATGTGGCGGATCGGCCTGCGATGGCTCCTGCCGCTCGACGACGGCGGTCTGGCCGTGCTCCACGGGGTCGGGGAGCGCCGGCTCGGCGTCCTCACCCCGGACGGGCGGCTCACGGACTGCTCGGGCGCTGCCACCGAATGGTTCTTCCCCGCGACGGACGGCCGACGGATCGCCGCGGTGTCCGCGGGACCGGACCAGCGCCGTACCGTCGTCCTGACCGATCCGGCAAGCGGCGCGGTCGAGGTGCTGCGCGCCCCGGCGGACGCGGGCACGGAGGCCTGGGCGAGCACGCCGCACCGGCGTACGTACCGGGGCCCGGACGGCGAGGCGGTGCACGCCCACGTCTATCCGCCGGCGAACCCCGAGTTCAGCGGGCCCGAGGACGAACTGCCGCCCTGGCTGGTCTTCGCGCACGGCGGCCCCACCGGCCGCTCGTACCTGACGCAGAATCAGGAGATCAACTACTTCACCAGCCGTGGCATCGGTGTGATCGACGTGCAGTACGGCGGTTCGACCGGCTATGGCCGGGCCTACCGCGAGCGGCTGCGCGAGACCTGGGGCGTGACCGACGTACGCGACTGCGCCACCGCGATCCGCGGTCTGATCGCGGACGGCCTGGCCTCCGCGGACCGGGTCGCGATCCGCGGCGGCAGCGCCGGCGGCTGGACGGCGGCGGCGTCGCTCGGAGCCGAGCCGGACCTCTACAAGGCGGCGGGCATCTACTACCCGGTGCTCGACGCGGTCGGCTGGCGCACCCAGGGCACGCACGACTTCGAATCCCGCTACCTCGACGGGCTCATCGGTCCCTGGCCCGCCGCGAAGGACCGCTACGAGGCGCAGTCCCCGCTGGCCGGGGCGTCCCGCATCCGGGCTCCCTTCGTGCTGCTCCAGGGGCTCGACGACACCGTCTGCCCGCCGGCCCAGGCCGAGCGGCTGCTCGCCCTGCTCGACGGATCGGGTGTCGCGCACCGCTATCTGACCTTCGAGGGCGAGGGACACGGTTTCCGGCGATCGGCCACCGTCGTCGCCTCCCTCCAGGCGGAGCTGGAGCTGTACGGGCGCGTCCTGGGCTTCACCCCCGGGACCTGA
- a CDS encoding AMP-binding protein, whose translation MTSLHAAVRRHAEARPGATALVSGARSVGYGELDRRADAWAESLARQGVGPGELVPVLLPRGVDLVVAVLAILKLGSAYAVLDAGWPEQRIREIVEDLDARLIVAGPGSAGVPTGMPVWSVADAPAGLPGPATGFRPADVQETAPACVFFTSGTTGRPKGVVVPHRALSRLVRPGTFARFAEDTVMPMAAALPWDMFSFELWGALLRGGTALIIGEPYLSAQALREGVTAHGVNTVWLTSSLFNMIVDEDPDAFAGLTQLMIGGERLSVPHVRAFLRRHPGVTLLNGYGPAENTALSTTHRIVEGDCDRSGGIPVGRPVPGTRIHLLDGEICVSGEGLALRYLGDPELTAARFPEVTVDGRTVRVYRTGDLGEFDDEGVLHYRGRVDRQVKIRGHRVEPAEVERQIERLLPAVRHCRVVARRDDEGVVEALLAYCVPHVPGDALETAAGELRAALVHYQRPEAVISVPSFPVTGRGKLDERALLELARAHAAPAESWDLPDPSGTEEDPDVRRVARVFAGVLGVDTVPPDLTFTELGGTSLGAGRVCARLSTELRRPVPLTRMYEHATARALAAWLRDTAGTEHTDDGTAPDGDVPLTPMQSVYLTRHLLDPDDRSAHCLLLWTVAGELDLDALEAAVGDVHRRHEVLGSAYLLDPEPVCRPVDAPGPVLEVLAAAPNRESAVELLRETLAEPLEITEGDVWRTVLVPLDGASPTSGHVLGCVVHHIAFDGGSESILAADLAEAYGERVRTGQASARPKAPTAAMTHRLRTDRLALADVDSQRQWLIEELTGVPEVNWPGFPATGGKVPPGRCEVILERESVARLDRAAARFGVTRFTLLLSRYGRLLADLTGGEDFAVGIPASQRQDGDLESAVGCHIDMACIRLRGAALGADPEAVAATARIVDRSFAAQDLAFDEVVRLVNPPRTGRAPLFQTLFVLQDNPVPELPLDGLTTEFVRPRYLEVPLEVQTEVWPLADGRLRLVVNHRPDAVSHDVAHSLVKGLAELLRTIPSGDRS comes from the coding sequence ATGACGTCGCTGCACGCGGCGGTACGCCGGCACGCCGAGGCCCGGCCCGGGGCCACCGCTCTGGTGTCCGGCGCCCGCTCGGTCGGCTACGGGGAGCTGGACCGCCGGGCCGACGCCTGGGCGGAGTCGCTCGCCCGGCAGGGCGTCGGCCCCGGTGAGCTGGTGCCGGTCCTGCTGCCCCGGGGCGTGGACCTGGTCGTCGCGGTCCTGGCGATCCTCAAACTGGGCTCCGCCTACGCGGTGCTGGACGCGGGATGGCCCGAGCAGCGCATCCGGGAGATCGTCGAGGACCTGGACGCCCGGCTGATCGTGGCGGGCCCCGGGAGTGCCGGGGTGCCCACGGGGATGCCGGTGTGGTCCGTGGCCGACGCCCCGGCCGGTCTGCCGGGACCGGCCACCGGCTTCCGGCCGGCCGACGTGCAGGAGACGGCTCCGGCCTGCGTCTTCTTCACCTCGGGGACGACGGGGAGGCCCAAGGGCGTGGTGGTCCCGCACCGGGCCCTGAGCCGGCTCGTACGCCCCGGCACGTTCGCCCGGTTCGCGGAGGACACGGTCATGCCGATGGCCGCGGCGCTGCCCTGGGACATGTTCTCGTTCGAACTGTGGGGAGCACTGCTCCGCGGCGGCACCGCACTGATCATCGGCGAGCCGTACCTGTCCGCCCAGGCCCTGCGCGAGGGGGTGACCGCGCACGGCGTGAACACCGTGTGGCTGACCAGCAGCCTGTTCAACATGATCGTGGACGAGGACCCGGACGCCTTCGCCGGGCTGACCCAGCTCATGATCGGCGGGGAGCGCCTCTCCGTCCCGCACGTACGCGCCTTCCTCCGCCGGCATCCCGGTGTGACGCTGCTCAACGGCTACGGCCCGGCCGAGAACACCGCGCTCTCCACCACCCATCGGATCGTCGAGGGCGACTGCGACCGGTCCGGCGGCATCCCCGTCGGCCGTCCCGTGCCCGGTACCCGGATCCACCTCCTCGACGGCGAGATCTGCGTCTCGGGCGAGGGCCTCGCCCTGCGCTATCTCGGCGACCCCGAACTCACCGCGGCGCGCTTCCCCGAGGTGACGGTCGACGGCCGGACCGTACGGGTCTACCGCACCGGCGACCTGGGCGAGTTCGACGACGAGGGGGTGCTCCACTACCGCGGCCGCGTCGACCGGCAGGTGAAGATACGCGGCCACCGGGTCGAACCGGCCGAAGTGGAACGGCAGATCGAGCGGCTGCTGCCCGCCGTCCGGCACTGCCGCGTGGTGGCGCGTCGGGACGACGAGGGTGTCGTCGAGGCGCTGCTCGCCTACTGTGTGCCGCACGTTCCCGGTGACGCGCTGGAGACCGCCGCCGGGGAGCTGCGCGCGGCCCTCGTGCACTACCAGCGCCCGGAGGCCGTGATCAGCGTCCCTTCGTTCCCCGTGACGGGCAGGGGAAAGCTGGACGAGCGCGCGCTCCTCGAGCTGGCCCGCGCGCACGCCGCGCCGGCGGAGTCGTGGGACCTCCCGGACCCGTCCGGCACGGAGGAGGACCCCGACGTCCGGCGGGTCGCCCGGGTGTTCGCCGGTGTGCTCGGCGTCGACACGGTGCCCCCGGACCTGACCTTCACCGAACTCGGCGGGACCTCCCTGGGTGCCGGCCGGGTGTGCGCACGGCTGTCCACCGAACTCCGGCGGCCCGTACCGCTGACGCGCATGTACGAGCATGCGACCGCCCGTGCGCTCGCCGCATGGCTGCGCGACACGGCTGGGACGGAACACACCGACGACGGGACGGCACCGGACGGGGACGTACCGCTCACGCCCATGCAGAGCGTGTATCTGACCCGGCACCTCCTCGACCCCGACGACCGCTCCGCGCACTGTCTGCTGCTGTGGACCGTCGCGGGGGAACTCGACCTGGACGCCCTCGAAGCGGCGGTCGGGGACGTCCACCGGCGGCACGAGGTCCTCGGCTCGGCCTATCTGCTCGACCCCGAGCCCGTCTGCCGCCCGGTCGACGCTCCCGGCCCCGTGCTCGAAGTGCTTGCCGCCGCCCCGAACCGGGAGTCCGCCGTCGAACTCCTGCGGGAGACCCTTGCCGAGCCGCTGGAGATCACCGAGGGGGACGTCTGGCGTACCGTCCTGGTGCCGCTCGACGGCGCCTCGCCGACAAGCGGCCATGTCCTCGGCTGCGTCGTGCACCACATCGCCTTCGACGGCGGGTCGGAGTCCATCCTGGCCGCGGACCTCGCCGAGGCGTACGGGGAGCGTGTCCGCACCGGCCAGGCGTCCGCGCGGCCCAAGGCGCCCACCGCGGCGATGACACACCGGCTACGGACGGATCGGCTCGCCCTTGCCGATGTGGACAGTCAACGCCAGTGGCTCATCGAGGAGTTGACCGGCGTACCGGAGGTGAACTGGCCGGGGTTCCCCGCAACCGGGGGGAAGGTCCCGCCGGGCCGGTGCGAGGTGATCCTGGAGAGGGAGAGCGTGGCACGCCTCGACAGGGCGGCCGCCCGGTTCGGGGTCACCCGCTTCACCCTGCTGCTGTCCCGCTACGGCCGGCTGCTCGCCGACCTGACCGGGGGCGAGGACTTCGCCGTCGGAATTCCGGCCTCCCAGCGTCAGGACGGCGACCTGGAGAGCGCCGTCGGCTGCCACATCGACATGGCCTGCATCCGGCTGCGCGGTGCCGCCCTGGGCGCGGACCCCGAGGCCGTCGCCGCGACCGCCCGGATCGTCGACCGGAGCTTCGCCGCCCAGGACCTCGCCTTCGACGAGGTGGTGCGTCTGGTGAACCCGCCCCGCACCGGCCGGGCCCCGCTCTTCCAGACCCTGTTCGTCCTTCAGGACAACCCGGTGCCCGAGCTGCCGCTCGACGGTCTGACGACGGAGTTCGTACGGCCGCGTTACCTCGAAGTTCCGCTGGAGGTCCAGACCGAGGTATGGCCGCTGGCCGACGGACGGCTGCGGCTGGTCGTCAACCACCGCCCCGACGCCGTGTCGCACGACGTGGCACACAGCCTCGTCAAGGGCCTCGCCGAGCTGCTTCGCACCATTCCGTCGGGAGACCGGTCATGA
- a CDS encoding proline dehydrogenase family protein, with product MNSEPSQRVLHEAASRGLRALAADERCRSAFTAPGSVLQDILSPAARRYVLAADRDEFLGHLAVLREKSYGITVEFVGEENSDPAQIEQVVQEYLSVLAHDPVPGQLGFDLSNVGLTVSRELALENSARIVEAAAAKGCEVVLSMERSPAVDAVLGVYRDLAERYENVGITLQAHLYRSEQDIAAVARPGRRVRLVKGAFQEPADVALGRGPALDARYLRFAEQLVDAGVRLSLATQDPEMLAQAKASGLLSRVDEIEMLHGVRPSLLREYRDAGFACRIYATYGENWWLHLLHRLAEHPPMVLTALADLADRGERTVGAGY from the coding sequence ATGAACTCCGAGCCCTCGCAGCGCGTGCTGCACGAGGCCGCCTCCCGGGGACTGCGTGCCCTGGCCGCCGACGAGCGGTGCCGCAGCGCCTTCACGGCGCCCGGCTCCGTCCTCCAGGACATCCTGTCGCCCGCGGCACGCCGGTACGTACTGGCCGCCGACCGGGACGAGTTCCTCGGGCACCTCGCGGTACTCCGCGAGAAGTCCTACGGAATCACCGTCGAGTTCGTCGGAGAGGAGAACTCCGACCCCGCCCAGATCGAGCAGGTCGTCCAGGAGTACCTGTCCGTGCTCGCACACGACCCGGTGCCGGGCCAGCTCGGCTTCGACCTGTCCAACGTGGGCCTCACCGTGTCCCGCGAACTCGCCCTGGAGAACAGCGCCCGGATCGTGGAGGCCGCGGCCGCCAAGGGCTGCGAGGTCGTGCTGAGCATGGAGCGCTCGCCGGCCGTCGACGCGGTGCTCGGCGTGTATCGGGACCTCGCCGAGCGGTACGAGAACGTCGGCATCACCCTCCAGGCCCATCTGTACCGGAGCGAGCAGGACATCGCGGCGGTCGCCAGGCCGGGCCGCCGCGTGCGCCTCGTCAAGGGCGCCTTCCAGGAGCCGGCCGATGTCGCCCTCGGCCGCGGTCCGGCGCTCGACGCCCGCTACCTCCGCTTCGCGGAGCAGCTCGTCGACGCGGGTGTCCGGCTGAGCCTCGCCACCCAGGACCCCGAGATGCTGGCCCAGGCGAAAGCCAGCGGTCTTCTGTCGCGGGTCGACGAGATCGAGATGCTGCACGGCGTACGTCCCTCCCTGCTGCGCGAATACCGGGACGCCGGATTCGCGTGCCGGATCTACGCGACGTACGGCGAGAACTGGTGGCTGCACCTGCTGCACCGGCTCGCGGAGCACCCGCCGATGGTGCTCACGGCACTCGCGGACCTCGCCGACCGGGGAGAGCGCACCGTCGGGGCCGGCTACTAG
- a CDS encoding fatty acid desaturase family protein, whose translation MSAIEQLNFDRLEPGVRKELRELCRLDNHHGPLAVLAEYALIAASVALCVGVSYWFYPVALVVIGSVQRFLAHFLHESSHKTFARGKTLNLLGGSVFSGYLVWHLYGPYRSSHVGNHHRNLGDAENDPDYAFHIACGLYDTERSDRHFFLREVILSVLGLRTFAYLGYIARERVFCDSSQISVSVPVPLRTERAVFLTQWAAVFGLCAWFGWLPELLLFWFVPMFTTNVAIGWLAELSEHYPMPESEKHQVLLTRNRHGRFLEQFLISRHNDRYHLVHHMNAGIPHWNLGRAHRVLLRDPVYAAWDGLWAGAFTRPRSRRDKETVISYAAKYRQWRKDGGEPETAEPTFARVMLLAAASSSATPQA comes from the coding sequence ATGTCCGCAATCGAGCAACTCAACTTCGACCGGCTCGAACCCGGAGTGAGAAAGGAACTCCGGGAACTCTGCCGCCTCGACAACCACCACGGCCCGCTCGCGGTGCTCGCCGAGTACGCCCTGATCGCCGCCTCCGTGGCCCTGTGCGTCGGCGTCTCGTACTGGTTCTATCCGGTGGCCCTGGTCGTCATCGGCTCCGTACAGCGCTTCCTCGCCCACTTCCTGCACGAGTCCAGCCACAAGACCTTCGCCCGTGGCAAGACGCTGAACCTGCTGGGCGGGTCCGTGTTCTCGGGCTATCTCGTGTGGCACCTGTACGGTCCCTACCGCAGCTCCCACGTGGGCAACCACCACCGCAACCTGGGCGACGCGGAGAACGATCCCGACTACGCGTTCCACATCGCGTGCGGCCTTTACGACACGGAGCGCTCCGACCGGCACTTCTTCCTGCGGGAAGTGATCCTGTCCGTCCTGGGTCTGCGGACGTTCGCCTACCTCGGCTACATAGCCCGCGAACGGGTCTTCTGCGACAGCTCCCAGATCAGCGTGTCCGTCCCCGTGCCCCTGCGGACCGAGCGTGCGGTGTTCCTCACCCAGTGGGCGGCCGTCTTCGGGCTGTGCGCCTGGTTCGGGTGGCTGCCGGAACTGCTGCTGTTCTGGTTCGTCCCGATGTTCACCACGAACGTGGCCATCGGCTGGCTCGCCGAGCTGTCCGAGCACTATCCGATGCCCGAGAGCGAGAAGCACCAGGTCCTCCTCACCCGGAACCGACACGGGCGCTTCCTGGAGCAGTTCCTGATCAGCCGTCACAACGACCGCTATCACCTTGTCCACCACATGAACGCCGGCATTCCGCACTGGAACCTCGGGCGCGCCCACCGCGTGCTGCTGCGCGACCCGGTCTACGCCGCTTGGGACGGACTGTGGGCCGGCGCCTTCACCCGGCCCCGCTCGCGCCGCGACAAGGAGACCGTCATCAGTTACGCGGCCAAGTACCGCCAGTGGCGCAAGGACGGCGGTGAACCCGAGACGGCCGAACCCACCTTCGCCCGCGTCATGCTGCTCGCGGCCGCCTCCTCCTCCGCCACCCCGCAGGCGTGA
- a CDS encoding aminotransferase class V-fold PLP-dependent enzyme yields MAEQGVRQAEDRLVHLNTAGAGLMPDTVRAAMEACIAREAAIGCYETEESLDDLLQGEVYQRLARAIGAPVEDVALFDSATRAWCAVVPKLRLGPADRVWVTPYEYAGNLISLFSLRDRTGCRIEVVPTLPGGDLDLEWMAAHIADDVALVSVTHIPSGCGIVNPVEEIGRILAPYRCFYAVDACQSIGQVPVDVSRIGCQLLTGAGRKFMRGPRGTAFAYVAPRLREALITDFHDLHVAHVDSPTGYRVTDPSARGLELAERTTAAVAGLNAALTLFESGSPFDHKDVFRALRETVERTPGIELIAPGEVQSGIVSFRHADIPADEIRRRLGERRINVWKIVGNHTPIYMAERGVETAVRASVHYYNTVEEIETFGRALREIVGAGSRS; encoded by the coding sequence ATGGCAGAGCAAGGCGTACGTCAGGCCGAAGACAGGCTCGTTCACCTCAACACGGCGGGCGCCGGGCTGATGCCCGACACCGTCCGCGCGGCCATGGAGGCCTGCATCGCGCGTGAGGCGGCGATCGGCTGCTACGAGACCGAGGAGTCCCTGGACGACCTGCTGCAGGGCGAGGTCTACCAGCGGCTCGCCCGGGCGATCGGCGCCCCGGTCGAGGACGTCGCCCTGTTCGACAGCGCGACCCGGGCCTGGTGCGCGGTCGTGCCCAAGCTGCGGCTCGGCCCCGCCGACCGCGTCTGGGTCACCCCGTACGAGTACGCGGGCAACCTCATCTCCCTGTTCTCCCTGCGCGACCGGACCGGCTGCCGGATCGAGGTCGTCCCCACCCTGCCGGGCGGCGACCTCGATCTGGAGTGGATGGCCGCACACATCGCCGACGACGTGGCCCTGGTGTCGGTCACCCACATCCCGTCCGGCTGCGGCATCGTCAACCCGGTGGAGGAGATCGGCCGCATCCTCGCCCCCTACCGCTGCTTCTACGCCGTGGACGCGTGCCAGTCGATCGGCCAGGTCCCGGTCGACGTCTCCCGGATCGGATGCCAGCTGCTGACCGGCGCCGGCCGGAAGTTCATGCGGGGTCCGCGCGGCACCGCCTTCGCCTACGTGGCGCCGCGGCTGCGCGAGGCGCTGATCACCGACTTCCACGATCTGCACGTGGCGCACGTCGACTCGCCCACCGGCTACCGGGTCACGGACCCGAGCGCCCGCGGCCTGGAGCTCGCCGAGCGCACCACCGCCGCGGTGGCCGGCCTCAACGCCGCGCTCACTCTCTTCGAGTCGGGCAGCCCCTTCGACCACAAGGACGTGTTCCGGGCGCTGCGCGAGACCGTGGAGCGGACCCCCGGCATCGAACTCATCGCCCCTGGAGAGGTGCAGTCGGGCATCGTGTCCTTCCGGCACGCGGACATCCCCGCCGACGAGATCCGACGGCGCCTCGGCGAGCGGCGTATCAACGTCTGGAAGATCGTCGGCAACCACACCCCGATCTACATGGCCGAACGCGGTGTGGAGACGGCCGTCCGCGCCTCGGTGCACTACTACAACACGGTGGAGGAGATCGAGACGTTCGGTCGCGCCCTGCGCGAGATCGTCGGCGCGGGGAGCCGGTCATGA